Proteins found in one Quercus robur chromosome 2, dhQueRobu3.1, whole genome shotgun sequence genomic segment:
- the LOC126715418 gene encoding stellacyanin-like, which produces MTSRLGLVGCFIVIVALVLKGSSAATYTVGDELTWTTPPGGEIAYSTWARSKSFNIGDVIVFNWTGTHDVAEVAKENYDNCTDTAIGSIQTTSPANFTLTTNATRYFICTISSHCEVGQKVTIGIGSDFWNSASSLKYGALSAVLSTIAISFLTFF; this is translated from the exons ATGACTAGTCGTTTAGGTTTGGTTGGGTGCTTCATAGTTATAGTGGCTCTAGTACTCAAGGGTTCATCTGCAGCAACTTATACAGTTGGAGACGAATTGACATGGACCACTCCACCCGGTGGCGAAATTGCCTATAGCACCTGGGCTCGTTCGAAGTCTTTTAATATTGGTGACGTTATAG TGTTCAACTGGACTGGGACGCACGATGTTGCTGAAGtggcaaaagaaaattatgataACTGCACAGACACTGCCATTGGTTCAATACAAACAACCAGCCCAGCAAATTTCACTCTAACTACCAACGCTACTCGCTATTTCATCTGCACCATTAGTTCCCACTGTGAAGTTGGCCAGAAGGTGACCATTGGCATTGGATCAGATTTCTGGAACTCCGCCTCATCTCTCAAATATGGTGCCTTGTCTGCTGTTCTGTCCACCATAGCCATCTCGTTCTTGACATTTTTCTGA